A stretch of the Takifugu flavidus isolate HTHZ2018 chromosome 1, ASM371156v2, whole genome shotgun sequence genome encodes the following:
- the LOC130532601 gene encoding arf-GAP with dual PH domain-containing protein 1-like isoform X1: MALLVEADGKNRLLQDVLTRPGNETCADCGNPEPDWASLTLGVFICQACSLLHRSIPHISQVKSVQDTWDASQVELVAAVGNSAARAKYEQKVPAFYYRPTHTDCKLLREQWIRAKYERNEFEFIEKQEPYSAGYREGFLWKRGRDNGQFLSRKFILSEREGALKYFNKQDARDPKAVMKIETLNATFQPAKIGNPCGLQITYLKDNSTRNIFVYHSDAKEMVDWFNAIRAARFHYLQVAFPGASDEELVPKLTRNFMKEGFMEKTGPKHTEGFKKRWFTMDDRRLMYFKDPLDAYALGEVFIGSKENSYTVLSGLPPSTQGYHWNHGITIVTPDRKFLFACETEAEQRDWIAAFQRVINRPMRPQEYAVEAHFKHKP, from the exons AGCCAGACTGGGCATCACTCACGCTGGGCGTGTTTATCTGCCAGGCCTGCTCGCTTCTTCACCGGAGCATCCCCCACATCAGCCAGGTCAAGTCTGTCCAGGACACGTGGGATGCCAGTCAGGTGGAG CTCGTGGCCGCCGTGGGAAACAGTGCAGCCAGGGCCAAGTACGAACAGAAAGTTCCAGCATTCTACTACAGGCCAACACACACCGACTGCAA GCTGCTGAGAGAACAGTGGATCAGGGCCAAGTACGAGAGGAATGAGTTTGAGTTCATTGAGAAACAGGAACCATACTCTGCAG GATACAGAGAGGGGTTTCTATGGAAACGAGGACGAGACAATGGTCAGTTTTTAAGCCGAAAGTTCATCCtatcagagagggagggagcccTGAAATACTTCAACAAACAGGAC GCCCGAGACCCAAAAGCGGTGATGAAAATTGAGACCCTCAATGCCACCTTCCAGCCGGCTAAGATCGGCAACCCCTGCGGCCTGCAGATCACCTACCTGAAAGACAACAGCACAAGAAACATCTTTGTCTACCACAGTGATGCAAAG GAAATGGTCGACTGGTTCAACGCTATCAGGGCAGCCAGGTTCCACTACCTACAGGTGGCCTTCCCCGGGGCGAGTGACGAGGAG ctggtgcCTAAATTAACTCGAAACTTCATGAAGGAAGGCTTTATGGAGAAAACAGGTCCAAAG CACACAGAAGGCTTCAAGAAGAGATGGTTTACCATGGATGACAGGAGGCTCATGTACTTTAAAGATCCTCTG GATGCGTACGCTCTTGGTGAGGTCTTCATCGGCAGTAAGGAGAACAGCTACACCGTGCTGTCAGGTTTGCCTCCATCCACCCAGGGTTACCACTGGAATCACGGCATCACCATCGTCACGCCAGACAGGAAGTTTCTGTTTGCCTGCGAGACTGAAGCTGAGCAACGCGATTGGATAGCTGCCTTTCAGAGGGTCATCAATCGGCCAATGAGGCCACAGGAATATgcag TGGAAGCACATTTCAAACACAAACCCTGA
- the LOC130532601 gene encoding arf-GAP with dual PH domain-containing protein 1-like isoform X2 yields the protein MEQMKAKSWHVANSSIFNLSPIRWEILQVQPKLVAAVGNSAARAKYEQKVPAFYYRPTHTDCKLLREQWIRAKYERNEFEFIEKQEPYSAGYREGFLWKRGRDNGQFLSRKFILSEREGALKYFNKQDARDPKAVMKIETLNATFQPAKIGNPCGLQITYLKDNSTRNIFVYHSDAKEMVDWFNAIRAARFHYLQVAFPGASDEELVPKLTRNFMKEGFMEKTGPKHTEGFKKRWFTMDDRRLMYFKDPLDAYALGEVFIGSKENSYTVLSGLPPSTQGYHWNHGITIVTPDRKFLFACETEAEQRDWIAAFQRVINRPMRPQEYAVEAHFKHKP from the exons ATGGAGCAAATGAAGGCAAAAAGCTGGCATGTTGCAAATAGCTCCATTTTTAATCTCAGTCCCATCAGATGGGAGATTCTCCAGGTTCAGCCGAAg CTCGTGGCCGCCGTGGGAAACAGTGCAGCCAGGGCCAAGTACGAACAGAAAGTTCCAGCATTCTACTACAGGCCAACACACACCGACTGCAA GCTGCTGAGAGAACAGTGGATCAGGGCCAAGTACGAGAGGAATGAGTTTGAGTTCATTGAGAAACAGGAACCATACTCTGCAG GATACAGAGAGGGGTTTCTATGGAAACGAGGACGAGACAATGGTCAGTTTTTAAGCCGAAAGTTCATCCtatcagagagggagggagcccTGAAATACTTCAACAAACAGGAC GCCCGAGACCCAAAAGCGGTGATGAAAATTGAGACCCTCAATGCCACCTTCCAGCCGGCTAAGATCGGCAACCCCTGCGGCCTGCAGATCACCTACCTGAAAGACAACAGCACAAGAAACATCTTTGTCTACCACAGTGATGCAAAG GAAATGGTCGACTGGTTCAACGCTATCAGGGCAGCCAGGTTCCACTACCTACAGGTGGCCTTCCCCGGGGCGAGTGACGAGGAG ctggtgcCTAAATTAACTCGAAACTTCATGAAGGAAGGCTTTATGGAGAAAACAGGTCCAAAG CACACAGAAGGCTTCAAGAAGAGATGGTTTACCATGGATGACAGGAGGCTCATGTACTTTAAAGATCCTCTG GATGCGTACGCTCTTGGTGAGGTCTTCATCGGCAGTAAGGAGAACAGCTACACCGTGCTGTCAGGTTTGCCTCCATCCACCCAGGGTTACCACTGGAATCACGGCATCACCATCGTCACGCCAGACAGGAAGTTTCTGTTTGCCTGCGAGACTGAAGCTGAGCAACGCGATTGGATAGCTGCCTTTCAGAGGGTCATCAATCGGCCAATGAGGCCACAGGAATATgcag TGGAAGCACATTTCAAACACAAACCCTGA
- the LOC130532592 gene encoding transcription factor Sox-8-like produces the protein MKEECHSLTYSPPSPGTKASMSQSASDSEFPNDKDKSDSAGVITQRSPSSAEDRFPVCIRDAVSQVLKGYDWSLVAVSAPGERGLKNKPHVKRPMNAFMVWAQAARKKLADQYPHLHNAELSKTLGKLWRLLTETEKRPFIEEADRLRMQHKKTYPDYKYQPRRRKVTKVGEGDCRPGSTQQQDGLCKTETTMKLPSAGEVHSYYHQDRAGQSNGPPTPPSTPKTDVHMGTKREVHRPSDGGSIPPTSRQNIDFSNVDISDLSTDVIGTIDGFDVHEFDQYLTPNSHGSTALPPSDTGHGYLNPPGAFILPNIHSHSIPTCTRKSPTLTGMPSCDKPTLSKDTTTRKPQVKTEQMSPDHHSGSCTSPPLPLQPQCTPGSSVCPSSASSPSSTRPPDYSDLQSSSFFSAISGYVPPLYQHPYFHPSCVSYATPLINSLALAPPSHSPPSGWEQPIYTTLTKP, from the exons ATGAAAGAAGAGTGTCACTCCCTGACATACAGTCCACCGAGTCCTGGAACTAAAGCCTCCATGTCCCAAAGTGCATCTGATTCCGAGTTTCCCAATGATAAAGACAAGTCGGACTCCGCTGGAGTTATTACGCAGAGGTCTCCGAGCAGCGCAGAAGATCGCTTCCCAGTCTGCATCCGCGACGCGGTGTCGCAAGTCCTGAAGGGTTATGACTGGTCGCTGGTCGCCGTGTCCGCTCCCGGGGAAAGAGGGCTGAAGAACAAACCTCATGTGAAGCGACCGATGAACGCATTCATGGTGTGGGCACAGGCTGCGCGCAAGAAGTTGGCAGACCAATATCCTCATCTGCACAATGCCGAGCTCAGCAAGACTTTAGGGAAACTGTGGCG ACTTCTCACTGAAACAGAGAAGCGCCCCTTCATTGAAGAGGCTGATAGACTGAGGATGCAGCACAAGAAAACCTATCCGGATTATAAATACCAGCCTCGGAGGCGTAAGGTGACCAAAGTGGGTGAAGGGGACTGCAGACCCGGatcaacacagcagcaggatggtTTGTGTAAAACAGAAACGACAATGAagctgccatctgctggagaaGTACACAGCTATTACCATCAGGACAGGGCCG GTCAATCTAATGGACCTCCAACACCTCCTAGTACACCAAAAACTGATGTTCACATGGGAACCAAACGTGAGGTTCACCGACCTTCGGACGGTGGCTCTATTCCTCCAACCAGCCGTCAGAACATTGACTTCAGTAATGTAGACATCTCAGACCTCAGTACTGACGTCATCGGGACCATCGACGGATTTGACGTGCATGAGTTTGACCAGTACCTCACACCAAACAGCCATGGATCCACAGCTCTCCCTCCATCAGATACCGGCCACGGATATCTCAACCCTCCTGGAGCATTCATCTTACCCAATATCCACTCTCACTCCATTCCCACTTGCACACGAAAAAGTCCTACTTTGACTGGAATGCCTTCTTGTGACAAGCCAACTCTTTCCAAGGACACCACCACCCGAAAACCTCAGGTTAAAACTGAGCAGATGAGCCCAGATCACCACAGTGGCTCATGCACATCGCCTCCTCTACCCCTTCAACCTCAGTGCACCCCAGGTTCATCCGTTTGTCCCTCTTCCGCTTCTTCCCCATCCTCCACCCGCCCACCTGACTATTCTGATCTACAGAGTTCTAGTTTTTTCAGCGCCATCTCTGGTTACGTTCCTCCTCTGTATCAGCACCCGTACTTCCACCCTTCCTGTGTGTCCTATGCTACACCGCTCATCAACAGCCTGGCCTTGGCCCCACCTTCGCACAGCCCTCCATCTGGTTGGGAGCAACCAATTTACACGACACTCACTAAACCCTGA
- the lmf1 gene encoding lipase maturation factor 1 isoform X2, protein MAVTCNSTDGTVRKRHVDSSKTEEKQGGISDGRGEKYSKNGDRKETSVQSLQTGTYWLTRIVLLRSVAFIYLVAFSVAYNQNKQLIGENGLMPSKSYLNSVKRYVGGKIGMAAFAYTPSILWLLDWSDMDANLDGIALVGMALSMFVLLTGMANMVIMVTLWVLYHSLVNVGQLCFISGWESQLLETGFLAIFLCPLWTLSKVPRRCSPSLISIWTFRWLIVRIMLGAGLIKIRGDKCWRELTCMDYHYETQPVPNPMSYYMHHSPWWFHRFETLSNHLIELVFPFFTFLGRRMCMFNGVMQILFQVVLIVSGNLSFLNWLTIVPSLACFDDASLGFLFGSRARKEVLEIQHEAAAGRTPKPTKGMLTRRVVNISLGILIGCLSFPVVMNLLSSKQVMNTSFDPLRIVNTYGAFGSITKERTEVIFQGTSSQDPKDPEAVWEEYQFRCKPGDVYRRPCLISPYHYRLDWLMWFAAFQTYEQSEWVIHIAGRLLANDSTLLSLLDQNPFQGREAPRWVRGEHFRYKFSQPGSASAAQGKWWLRKRIGAYFPPLNLEGLRGYFQSRNWPHPHTHPKRT, encoded by the exons ATGGCGGTGACCTGTAACAGCACCGACGGTACTGTGAGGAAAAGACATGTCGACAGCAGTAAAACGGAGGAGAAGCAAGGTGGTATTAGTGATGGACGTGgagaaaaatacagcaaaaacggagacaggaaagaaacatCAGTTCAGTCTTTACAGACCGGCACCTACTGGCTTACTCGAATCGTTCTTCTGCGTTCTGTTGCATTCATTTACT TGGTGGCGTTCAGTGTCGCCTACAACCAGAACAAGCAGCTGATTGGCGAGAACGGTCTGATGCCCTCCAAAAGCTACCTCAACAGCGTTAAGCGCTATGTGGGTGGCAAGATCGGCATGGCTGCCTTCGCATACACGCCGTCCATCCTCTGGCTGTTAGATTGGAGCGATATGGATGCGAACCTAGACGGCATCGCCCTAGTGGGGATGGCGCTGTCGATGTTTGTCCTGCTGACTGGAATGGCAAATATGGTGATTATGGTGACACTGTGGGTACTTTACCACTCCCTGGTCAACGTGGGACAGCTATG TTTTATTTCAGGCTGGGAGAGCCAGCTGCTGGAGACCGGATTTCTCGCCATTTTCCTGTGTCCCTTGTGGACTCTGTCCAAGGTGCCCCGTCGCTGCTCCCCCTCCCTGATCAGCATCTGGACTTTCAGGTGGCTCATTGTTCGGATCATGTTAGGAGCG GGCCTCATTAAAATCCGTGGTGACAAATGCTGGAGAGAACTGACCTGCATGGACTACCACTATGAG ACCCAGCCAGTTCCAAACCCCATGTCCTACTACATGCACCACTCCCCTTGGTGGTTTCATCGCTTCGAGACCTTGTCCAACCACCTCATTGAGCTCGTCTTCCCTTTCTTCACCTTCTTAGGCAGACGGATGTGTATGTTCAATGGAGTGATGCAGATCTTGTTCCAG GTGGTTCTGATCGTGAGCGGGAATCTCAGCTTCCTTAACTGGCTGACCATTGTTCCCAGCCTGGCCTGTTTCGATGATGCATCGCTGGGCTTTCTGTTTGGGTCCAGAGCCAGGAAGGAAGTTCTTGAGATCCAgcatgaggctgcagcaggacgcACTCCCAAACCCACCAAAG GTATGCTGACTCGCCGCGTAGTGAACATTTCTCTTGGCATTCTGATTGGTTGCCTGAGCTTTCCTGTGGTGATGAATCTACTCAGTTCCAAGCAGGTGATGAACACCTCTTTTGACCCACTGCGTATTGTGAACACCTACGGGGCCTTTGGCAG CATCACAAAGGAACGGACGGAGGTGATTTTTCAAGGAACTTCGAGCCAGGATCCCAAGGACCCTGAGGCGGTTTGGGAGGAGTACCAGTTTCGGTGCAAACCAGGAGATGTTTACCGCCGACCGTGTCTCATATCGCCGTACCACTATCGCCTGGACTGGCTAATGTGGTTCGCTGCCTTTCAG ACGTATGAGCAGAGCGAGTGGGTGATCCACATTGCGGGGCGTCTACTGGCCAATGACAGCACACTTCTCTCGCTGCTCGACCAAAATCCTTTTCAAGGCAGAGAAGCTCCCAG gtgGGTTCGGGGAGAACATTTCAGGTACAAATTCAGTCAGCCGGGCAGCGCTAGTGCAGCACAGGGGAAGTGGTGGCTGAGAAAACGCATTGGTGCTTACTTCCCTCCATTAAATCTGGAGGGGTTAAGGGGCTACTTCCAGTCCCGGAACTggccccacccccacacacacccgaAAAGGACCTGA
- the lmf1 gene encoding lipase maturation factor 1 isoform X1, producing MAVTCNSTDGTVRKRHVDSSKTEEKQGGISDGRGEKYSKNGDRKETSVQSLQTGTYWLTRIVLLRSVAFIYLVAFSVAYNQNKQLIGENGLMPSKSYLNSVKRYVGGKIGMAAFAYTPSILWLLDWSDMDANLDGIALVGMALSMFVLLTGMANMVIMVTLWVLYHSLVNVGQLWYSFGWESQLLETGFLAIFLCPLWTLSKVPRRCSPSLISIWTFRWLIVRIMLGAGLIKIRGDKCWRELTCMDYHYETQPVPNPMSYYMHHSPWWFHRFETLSNHLIELVFPFFTFLGRRMCMFNGVMQILFQVVLIVSGNLSFLNWLTIVPSLACFDDASLGFLFGSRARKEVLEIQHEAAAGRTPKPTKGMLTRRVVNISLGILIGCLSFPVVMNLLSSKQVMNTSFDPLRIVNTYGAFGSITKERTEVIFQGTSSQDPKDPEAVWEEYQFRCKPGDVYRRPCLISPYHYRLDWLMWFAAFQTYEQSEWVIHIAGRLLANDSTLLSLLDQNPFQGREAPRWVRGEHFRYKFSQPGSASAAQGKWWLRKRIGAYFPPLNLEGLRGYFQSRNWPHPHTHPKRT from the exons ATGGCGGTGACCTGTAACAGCACCGACGGTACTGTGAGGAAAAGACATGTCGACAGCAGTAAAACGGAGGAGAAGCAAGGTGGTATTAGTGATGGACGTGgagaaaaatacagcaaaaacggagacaggaaagaaacatCAGTTCAGTCTTTACAGACCGGCACCTACTGGCTTACTCGAATCGTTCTTCTGCGTTCTGTTGCATTCATTTACT TGGTGGCGTTCAGTGTCGCCTACAACCAGAACAAGCAGCTGATTGGCGAGAACGGTCTGATGCCCTCCAAAAGCTACCTCAACAGCGTTAAGCGCTATGTGGGTGGCAAGATCGGCATGGCTGCCTTCGCATACACGCCGTCCATCCTCTGGCTGTTAGATTGGAGCGATATGGATGCGAACCTAGACGGCATCGCCCTAGTGGGGATGGCGCTGTCGATGTTTGTCCTGCTGACTGGAATGGCAAATATGGTGATTATGGTGACACTGTGGGTACTTTACCACTCCCTGGTCAACGTGGGACAGCTATG GTACTCTTTTG GCTGGGAGAGCCAGCTGCTGGAGACCGGATTTCTCGCCATTTTCCTGTGTCCCTTGTGGACTCTGTCCAAGGTGCCCCGTCGCTGCTCCCCCTCCCTGATCAGCATCTGGACTTTCAGGTGGCTCATTGTTCGGATCATGTTAGGAGCG GGCCTCATTAAAATCCGTGGTGACAAATGCTGGAGAGAACTGACCTGCATGGACTACCACTATGAG ACCCAGCCAGTTCCAAACCCCATGTCCTACTACATGCACCACTCCCCTTGGTGGTTTCATCGCTTCGAGACCTTGTCCAACCACCTCATTGAGCTCGTCTTCCCTTTCTTCACCTTCTTAGGCAGACGGATGTGTATGTTCAATGGAGTGATGCAGATCTTGTTCCAG GTGGTTCTGATCGTGAGCGGGAATCTCAGCTTCCTTAACTGGCTGACCATTGTTCCCAGCCTGGCCTGTTTCGATGATGCATCGCTGGGCTTTCTGTTTGGGTCCAGAGCCAGGAAGGAAGTTCTTGAGATCCAgcatgaggctgcagcaggacgcACTCCCAAACCCACCAAAG GTATGCTGACTCGCCGCGTAGTGAACATTTCTCTTGGCATTCTGATTGGTTGCCTGAGCTTTCCTGTGGTGATGAATCTACTCAGTTCCAAGCAGGTGATGAACACCTCTTTTGACCCACTGCGTATTGTGAACACCTACGGGGCCTTTGGCAG CATCACAAAGGAACGGACGGAGGTGATTTTTCAAGGAACTTCGAGCCAGGATCCCAAGGACCCTGAGGCGGTTTGGGAGGAGTACCAGTTTCGGTGCAAACCAGGAGATGTTTACCGCCGACCGTGTCTCATATCGCCGTACCACTATCGCCTGGACTGGCTAATGTGGTTCGCTGCCTTTCAG ACGTATGAGCAGAGCGAGTGGGTGATCCACATTGCGGGGCGTCTACTGGCCAATGACAGCACACTTCTCTCGCTGCTCGACCAAAATCCTTTTCAAGGCAGAGAAGCTCCCAG gtgGGTTCGGGGAGAACATTTCAGGTACAAATTCAGTCAGCCGGGCAGCGCTAGTGCAGCACAGGGGAAGTGGTGGCTGAGAAAACGCATTGGTGCTTACTTCCCTCCATTAAATCTGGAGGGGTTAAGGGGCTACTTCCAGTCCCGGAACTggccccacccccacacacacccgaAAAGGACCTGA